One candidate division KSB1 bacterium genomic window carries:
- a CDS encoding DUF4382 domain-containing protein, with protein MQSKAILLVSLCTWFVMGTMGCDREPTKPSNRTGHIIVHLTDAPARFDAVNITFSEISAHIDSDWVNVELESDSTVNLLDYANGKTLVLAQGDVPAGHYTQIRLKIKSAQIAIDGLTYPLDVPSGAQSGLKFRLNLDVQPGSSYELVIDFDANRSILVTGPKNNLASYKLKPCIRVLSKAMTGSITGTVSNARDLPVAYAIQSADTITSTMTDPDNGRFLLAFLPEGNYTVSLRDTLGRAFSKDFVLVSPGKSFDLGIITLQ; from the coding sequence ATGCAATCAAAGGCAATTTTGCTCGTATCTTTGTGCACCTGGTTCGTCATGGGCACCATGGGTTGCGATCGAGAACCCACCAAGCCTTCAAATCGGACTGGCCATATCATCGTTCATTTGACCGACGCCCCAGCGCGCTTCGATGCGGTTAATATCACCTTTTCCGAAATCAGCGCCCATATTGATTCTGATTGGGTGAATGTAGAGCTCGAGTCCGATTCGACTGTGAATTTGCTGGATTATGCCAATGGCAAGACGCTGGTTCTGGCGCAAGGAGACGTACCAGCAGGTCATTACACCCAAATTCGGCTAAAAATCAAATCAGCGCAAATCGCCATAGATGGACTGACGTATCCGTTGGATGTGCCAAGTGGTGCACAATCGGGTCTTAAATTTAGGCTTAATCTAGATGTCCAACCAGGCAGTTCCTACGAACTTGTTATTGATTTTGATGCCAATCGGTCGATCCTCGTAACTGGGCCTAAAAATAATCTAGCAAGTTATAAATTGAAGCCATGTATTCGGGTCCTTTCAAAGGCAATGACTGGCTCCATTACTGGAACGGTCAGCAATGCCAGAGATTTGCCTGTTGCTTATGCCATCCAAAGCGCTGATACCATTACGTCGACAATGACCGATCCAGATAATGGAAGATTTTTGCTAGCCTTTCTACCAGAAGGAAACTATACGGTGTCACTCCGTGATACACTTGGACGAGCTTTCAGCAAAGATTTCGTTCTTGTTTCACCTGGCAAAAGCTTTGATCTGGGGATAATCACTTTGCAATGA